From the genome of Deinococcus sp. JMULE3, one region includes:
- a CDS encoding sterol desaturase family protein has translation MVNLFLGILLLFVLVIAELLYIHFVEKEPIPWREVMFNLNSGHVMTWVCRGLEIAGFDYVLRHLSLGWVGQWPVAAQWIFTLLAWDLCFYWMHRLHHRYPLLWAVHVVHHEGEHFSLSLGIRNSWYSSLTSLPFFVPLAVLGVPTEQFVLIGALHYFVQFYNHNRVVKKSGWLEHVLVTPSHHRVHHASNPEYRDRNCGGTFAMWDRWFGTFQEERSDIEIRYGVAHRTPSDNPFWANNLPVLRHVLRRPAPHLPTWTRRDPTPLPDPLVALGGFVLFGVLIDYIATQSTRAAAEEFTLFGILLLGTVAIAGLFEGRRWGSRSWLLLAAALAAFTAWTGRDDLALIALTAAFLAHALLTTCWTRRPQAEVVGSGV, from the coding sequence ATGGTCAACCTGTTCCTGGGCATCCTGCTGCTGTTCGTGCTCGTGATCGCCGAACTGCTGTACATCCACTTCGTGGAGAAGGAACCCATTCCCTGGCGCGAGGTGATGTTCAACCTGAACTCCGGGCACGTCATGACCTGGGTGTGCCGCGGCCTGGAAATCGCGGGTTTCGACTACGTCCTGCGGCACCTCAGTCTCGGCTGGGTCGGGCAGTGGCCGGTCGCGGCGCAGTGGATCTTCACGCTGCTCGCCTGGGACCTGTGTTTCTACTGGATGCACCGCCTGCACCACCGTTACCCGCTGCTGTGGGCGGTGCACGTCGTCCACCACGAGGGCGAACACTTCAGCCTGTCGCTGGGCATCCGCAACTCCTGGTACTCCTCGCTGACGTCACTGCCGTTCTTCGTGCCGCTGGCCGTGCTGGGCGTCCCCACCGAGCAGTTCGTGCTGATCGGCGCGCTGCACTACTTCGTGCAGTTCTACAACCACAACCGCGTCGTGAAGAAGAGCGGGTGGCTGGAACACGTCCTCGTCACGCCGTCGCACCACCGCGTGCACCACGCCAGCAACCCCGAGTACCGCGACCGGAACTGCGGCGGCACCTTCGCCATGTGGGACCGCTGGTTCGGCACCTTCCAGGAGGAACGGAGCGACATCGAAATCCGCTACGGCGTCGCGCACCGCACGCCCAGCGACAACCCCTTCTGGGCGAACAACCTCCCGGTCCTGCGGCACGTCCTGCGCCGCCCCGCCCCGCACCTGCCCACCTGGACGCGTCGCGACCCCACGCCCCTCCCGGACCCGCTCGTCGCGCTGGGCGGCTTCGTACTGTTCGGCGTGCTCATCGACTACATCGCCACGCAATCCACGCGCGCCGCCGCCGAGGAATTCACGCTGTTCGGCATCCTCCTGCTGGGCACCGTCGCCATCGCCGGCCTGTTCGAGGGCCGCCGCTGGGGCAGCCGCTCCTGGCTGCTGCTGGCCGCCGCGCTGGCCGCCTTCACCGCCTGGACCGGCCGCGACGACCTCGCCCTGATCGCCCTGACCGCCGCGTTCCTGGCACACGCCCTGCTGACCACCTGTTGGACCCGCAGGCCGCAGGCAGAGGTCGTGGGGAGTGGGGTGTAG
- a CDS encoding lysophospholipid acyltransferase family protein yields MSDAAHPDTPSAPPAPRVQTEPPAPPVIPWVYRLVVDTTYLPVIFSGMHLEVHGREHVPPPGTPLVVAANHVSALDPFLVARALPPGRFLQFMAKKELFIPGIGDIIRAGGSFPVDRSGNDLGAVRTALRILKADGTVGIFPQGTRGGGEMQGGVALIAAKGRAPILPAGISRDGKRWIVRFGAPIPPRGGIKAITGELGEVLSTLAVPVGQRLPG; encoded by the coding sequence ATGAGTGACGCCGCTCACCCCGACACCCCCTCTGCCCCGCCCGCCCCCAGGGTCCAGACCGAACCCCCGGCCCCGCCTGTGATTCCGTGGGTGTACCGGCTGGTGGTGGACACCACGTACCTGCCCGTGATCTTCAGCGGCATGCACCTGGAGGTGCACGGCCGGGAGCACGTCCCCCCGCCCGGCACGCCGCTGGTCGTCGCGGCGAATCACGTCAGCGCGCTGGACCCGTTCCTGGTGGCGCGGGCGCTGCCGCCGGGGCGGTTTTTGCAGTTCATGGCGAAGAAGGAACTGTTCATTCCGGGCATCGGGGACATCATCCGCGCCGGGGGGTCGTTCCCGGTGGACCGCAGCGGGAACGACCTGGGCGCGGTGCGTACGGCCCTGCGGATCCTGAAGGCGGACGGCACGGTCGGGATCTTTCCGCAGGGCACGCGTGGCGGCGGCGAGATGCAGGGCGGCGTCGCCTTGATCGCCGCGAAGGGCCGCGCGCCCATCCTGCCCGCCGGGATCAGCCGCGACGGGAAACGCTGGATCGTCCGCTTCGGGGCGCCCATCCCGCCGCGCGGGGGCATCAAGGCCATCACCGGTGAGCTGGGCGAGGTGCTGTCCACGCTGGCTGTGCCGGTCGGTCAGCGGCTGCCCGGTTGA
- a CDS encoding SDR family oxidoreductase: MNIAVIGAAGGVGRRVAAQAAAAGHQVRALVRTPEQADLLAQHGAQPVHGDLTGDWTAVLDGADAVVWAAGAGASGNFQAIDGDALIAVTDELVRRAAAGGPRRLVVVSSMGVDRPEQMPPFLTAVLRVKAVSDAHVQASSLNWTVIRPGGLTDAPGTGMVSAGMPAPRGMIARDDVAAVVLACLNDPRSAGQTFEVVAGDTPVAQAVAELEEGSGK; encoded by the coding sequence ATGAACATCGCAGTGATCGGAGCGGCCGGAGGCGTGGGCCGCCGCGTGGCCGCGCAGGCCGCCGCCGCCGGACATCAGGTCCGCGCCCTGGTCCGCACGCCCGAACAGGCCGACCTGCTCGCGCAGCACGGCGCGCAGCCGGTCCACGGTGACCTGACCGGCGACTGGACGGCCGTGCTGGACGGCGCCGACGCGGTCGTGTGGGCCGCCGGGGCCGGCGCCAGCGGGAACTTCCAGGCCATCGACGGGGACGCCCTGATCGCCGTGACGGACGAACTCGTCCGCCGCGCCGCTGCGGGTGGCCCGCGCCGCCTCGTGGTCGTCAGTTCCATGGGCGTGGACCGCCCCGAGCAGATGCCGCCCTTCCTGACCGCCGTGCTGCGCGTCAAGGCCGTCTCCGACGCGCACGTCCAGGCCAGTTCACTGAACTGGACGGTCATCCGACCCGGCGGCCTGACCGACGCCCCGGGCACCGGCATGGTCAGCGCCGGAATGCCCGCCCCGCGCGGCATGATCGCCCGCGACGACGTGGCCGCCGTGGTCCTCGCCTGCCTGAACGACCCACGCAGCGCCGGGCAGACCTTCGAGGTGGTCGCCGGGGACACCCCGGTCGCGCAGGCCGTCGCCGAGCTGGAAGAGGGCAGTGGGAAGTAG
- the xseB gene encoding exodeoxyribonuclease VII small subunit — MTEPQPTSYREAYARLSRIAAELESGEADLDRVLPLLEDARAAYAQCRGRIEAVRAVLAGDWADDSDADETDMHDEE; from the coding sequence ATGACTGAGCCTCAGCCCACCTCGTACCGGGAGGCGTACGCCCGGCTGAGCCGCATCGCGGCGGAACTGGAATCCGGCGAGGCGGACCTGGACCGCGTCCTGCCGCTGCTGGAGGACGCCCGCGCCGCGTACGCCCAGTGCCGGGGGCGCATCGAGGCGGTCCGCGCCGTGCTGGCCGGGGACTGGGCCGACGACAGCGACGCAGACGAAACCGACATGCACGACGAGGAGTAA
- a CDS encoding flavin reductase family protein, producing the protein MTPADPAPTEPGPAAPPPVTHFDLTALPAAARYKLLTGTVTPRPIAWVSTVGADGHVNLAPYSFFGLMGSDPPVVAFAPGHRPDGTLKDTALNISAGGEFTVNLVSEALAVTMNATATDFPHGHGEPGALGIPLVPGVKVAVPRVAAAPAALECREVQTVTIGHTRIILGEVLGLTLRADAVQDAERHHVDTAALDLIGRMGGRGTYARTRDTFVIDRISFEEWRKGE; encoded by the coding sequence ATGACGCCCGCCGACCCCGCGCCCACTGAACCCGGGCCCGCCGCCCCGCCGCCCGTGACGCACTTCGACCTGACGGCCCTGCCCGCCGCCGCGCGCTACAAGCTGCTCACGGGGACCGTCACGCCCCGCCCCATCGCGTGGGTGAGCACCGTGGGCGCGGACGGGCACGTGAACCTCGCGCCGTACTCGTTCTTCGGCCTGATGGGCAGCGATCCGCCCGTCGTGGCGTTCGCACCCGGCCACCGCCCCGACGGCACGCTGAAGGACACCGCGCTGAACATCAGTGCGGGCGGAGAGTTCACCGTGAACCTCGTCAGCGAGGCGCTGGCCGTCACCATGAACGCCACCGCCACCGACTTCCCCCACGGACACGGGGAACCCGGTGCGCTGGGCATTCCCCTCGTGCCGGGCGTGAAGGTCGCCGTGCCGCGCGTGGCCGCCGCGCCCGCCGCGCTGGAATGCCGCGAGGTGCAGACCGTCACCATCGGCCACACCCGCATCATCCTGGGCGAGGTCCTGGGTCTCACCCTCCGCGCCGACGCCGTGCAGGACGCCGAGCGGCACCACGTCGACACCGCCGCGCTGGACCTGATCGGCCGCATGGGCGGACGCGGCACGTACGCCCGCACCCGCGACACGTTCGTCATCGACCGGATTTCCTTCGAGGAGTGGCGGAAGGGGGAGTAG
- a CDS encoding DNA-3-methyladenine glycosylase yields the protein MSLPAHQAPLTSHADAARHLSRDPVLAGVIARVGDLPVLTPTADPFGTLIRNVTGQQLSVKAAASIHARVTATLGEVTADTLLAASGDTLRGAGLSWAKVRTVQAIAQAAKTGAVNFAHLSDQDDETVIAALLPLPGIGRWTAEMFLMFALARADVFSLGDLALRQGLARLHPDTPSAEVLLRWAPYRTLAARYVWADNARVKAGGEPA from the coding sequence ATGTCCCTTCCCGCGCATCAGGCGCCGCTGACCAGTCACGCCGACGCTGCCCGTCACCTGTCCCGCGACCCGGTCCTGGCCGGGGTGATCGCCCGCGTGGGTGACCTGCCGGTCCTGACGCCTACCGCCGATCCGTTCGGGACGCTGATCCGCAACGTGACCGGGCAACAGCTGAGCGTGAAGGCCGCCGCGAGCATCCACGCGCGCGTGACCGCCACGCTGGGCGAGGTGACGGCCGACACGCTGCTGGCCGCCAGTGGCGACACCCTGCGCGGCGCGGGCCTGTCGTGGGCGAAGGTGCGGACCGTGCAGGCCATCGCGCAGGCCGCGAAGACCGGCGCGGTGAACTTCGCGCACCTGAGCGATCAGGACGACGAGACCGTGATCGCGGCGCTGCTGCCCCTGCCCGGCATCGGCCGCTGGACCGCCGAGATGTTCCTGATGTTCGCCCTGGCCCGCGCGGACGTGTTCAGCCTCGGGGACCTCGCGCTGCGCCAGGGCCTCGCGCGGCTGCACCCGGACACCCCGAGCGCCGAGGTGTTGCTCCGCTGGGCGCCCTACCGCACCCTGGCCGCCCGTTACGTCTGGGCCGACAACGCCCGCGTGAAGGCCGGAGGGGAACCGGCGTGA
- a CDS encoding maltose ABC transporter substrate-binding protein, whose translation MNRLTRTALSIVTLSIAASAHAATLTVWNHFTDANELAWLQSQAAAYTKASGNKVVVVSVPLGEIPDKLIQSAPKGQGPDLIVTLPQDRFGQLASAGVIEPMDRYVTSRSDLDRTALNAMTYKGKLFGLPMFAESVALIYNRKLVPSAPTTWNEFISVAQKNTGNGRFGFLTDLNNAYANFGFFSAYGGYVFKNNSGTLNAQDIGLGNAGAAKALQLMNDLRFKYNLVPEGVTADAAKGAFLDGRAAMIVTGPWDMGDIRKAGIDYGIGVLPTPPGASSKWGPFVGVQGVVLNAYGKNKAAAAQFARTLVTSTAQTGFNQAGGRIPVSLAARTKLKADPVVTGFGKAISAGTPMPNVPEMGQVWAPWGSAVALGVQKSGVNTAAILSNAVKEIQNAIRK comes from the coding sequence ATGAACCGACTGACCCGCACGGCCCTGTCCATCGTCACCCTGTCCATCGCCGCGAGCGCCCACGCGGCCACCCTGACCGTCTGGAACCACTTCACGGACGCGAACGAGCTCGCGTGGCTGCAGTCCCAGGCCGCCGCGTACACGAAAGCCAGCGGGAACAAGGTGGTCGTGGTCAGCGTGCCGCTGGGCGAGATTCCCGACAAGCTGATCCAGTCGGCTCCCAAGGGCCAGGGACCGGACCTGATCGTGACGCTGCCGCAGGACCGCTTCGGGCAGCTGGCGTCCGCCGGGGTGATCGAACCCATGGACAGGTATGTGACCAGCCGCAGCGACCTCGACAGGACGGCGCTGAACGCCATGACGTACAAAGGCAAACTGTTCGGACTGCCGATGTTCGCCGAGAGCGTCGCCCTGATCTACAACAGGAAACTGGTGCCCAGCGCACCGACCACCTGGAACGAGTTCATCAGCGTGGCGCAGAAGAACACCGGCAACGGCCGCTTCGGGTTCCTGACGGACCTGAACAACGCGTACGCGAACTTCGGGTTCTTCAGCGCGTACGGCGGGTACGTCTTCAAGAACAACAGCGGCACCCTGAACGCCCAGGACATCGGGCTGGGGAACGCGGGCGCCGCGAAGGCCCTGCAGCTCATGAACGACCTGCGCTTCAAGTACAACCTCGTGCCCGAGGGCGTCACGGCCGACGCCGCGAAGGGCGCGTTCCTGGACGGCCGCGCCGCGATGATCGTAACTGGCCCCTGGGACATGGGGGACATCCGCAAGGCCGGGATCGACTACGGGATCGGCGTGCTGCCCACCCCTCCCGGCGCGAGCAGCAAGTGGGGGCCGTTCGTGGGCGTGCAGGGCGTCGTGCTGAACGCGTACGGGAAGAACAAGGCCGCCGCGGCGCAGTTCGCGCGCACGCTCGTGACGAGCACCGCGCAGACGGGCTTCAACCAGGCCGGTGGGCGCATCCCCGTCAGCCTCGCCGCCCGCACGAAACTGAAGGCGGACCCGGTCGTGACCGGCTTCGGGAAGGCCATCTCGGCCGGGACGCCCATGCCGAACGTGCCCGAGATGGGTCAGGTGTGGGCGCCGTGGGGCAGCGCGGTCGCGCTGGGCGTGCAGAAGAGCGGCGTGAACACCGCCGCGATCCTGTCGAACGCCGTGAAGGAAATCCAGAACGCGATCAGGAAGTAA
- a CDS encoding glycosyl hydrolase 53 family protein, with protein sequence MRRILPMLFPLMLGACGQAAAPVTPASLLRGYVRGIDLSEARGAELAGVQFRDRDGTVKPAAQIAADHHFDWVRVRLMIDPGGDDGKNYALLQDLPYVKAAVKDAKSRGMKVLLDLHYSHWWADPGNQWTPARWKSLSTADLRVAVHDYTADVITQLRAAGAAPDMVQVGNEINGGMLWEPGRIVNDDMTTFASLVNAGVQGVRDAGGPTPPPVMIHIAKIGNAAETTAWYQAFRKAGGQFDVIGLSYYPMWHGDFQNVSDTVKALRAEYPQTPVLLAETAYYWDTNEVGYKDAQVPYPQTPAGQLAYLKDLNATIRAAGGQGIFYWGAAWSQSPRWLTSSWTDDDASRRSLFDDDATATPAIDGLN encoded by the coding sequence ATGCGCCGAATCCTCCCGATGCTGTTTCCGTTGATGCTGGGCGCGTGCGGTCAGGCGGCCGCGCCGGTCACGCCCGCCAGTCTGCTGCGCGGGTACGTGCGCGGCATCGACCTGTCCGAGGCGCGCGGCGCGGAACTCGCGGGCGTGCAGTTCCGCGACCGGGACGGCACCGTGAAACCCGCCGCGCAGATCGCCGCCGACCACCACTTCGACTGGGTCCGCGTCCGCCTGATGATCGATCCCGGCGGGGACGACGGGAAGAACTACGCCCTGCTGCAGGACCTGCCGTACGTGAAGGCCGCCGTGAAGGACGCCAAGAGCCGGGGCATGAAGGTGCTGCTGGACCTGCACTACTCGCACTGGTGGGCGGACCCCGGCAACCAGTGGACGCCCGCCCGCTGGAAGTCCCTGAGCACGGCGGACCTGCGGGTCGCGGTGCACGACTACACCGCGGACGTGATCACGCAACTGCGCGCTGCCGGGGCCGCGCCGGACATGGTGCAGGTCGGCAACGAGATCAACGGCGGGATGCTGTGGGAACCGGGCCGGATCGTGAATGACGACATGACGACCTTCGCGTCCCTGGTGAACGCCGGGGTGCAGGGCGTGCGGGACGCGGGCGGACCCACCCCGCCGCCCGTGATGATCCACATCGCCAAGATCGGGAACGCCGCCGAGACGACCGCGTGGTACCAGGCGTTCCGCAAGGCCGGCGGGCAGTTCGACGTGATCGGCCTGTCGTACTACCCGATGTGGCACGGGGACTTCCAGAACGTGTCCGACACCGTAAAGGCCCTGCGCGCCGAGTACCCGCAGACGCCCGTGCTGCTGGCCGAGACCGCGTACTACTGGGATACGAACGAGGTGGGGTACAAGGACGCGCAGGTGCCCTACCCGCAGACCCCGGCCGGGCAGCTGGCGTACCTGAAAGACCTGAACGCCACCATCCGCGCGGCGGGCGGGCAGGGCATCTTCTACTGGGGCGCCGCCTGGAGTCAGAGTCCGCGCTGGCTGACGTCCTCCTGGACGGACGACGACGCCTCGCGCCGCTCGCTGTTCGACGACGACGCCACCGCCACGCCCGCCATCGACGGCCTGAACTGA
- a CDS encoding beta-galactosidase — protein sequence MPQPQPTAHLALGVCDYPEHVSPSRWALHARQQRDLGLRYVRIAEFAWSRIEPRPGQFNWAWLDEAIDLIAREDLQVILCTPTAAPPAWLIRDHPDVLPVGRGGHVKTFGSRRHYDFSSETFREHSRRITRAIAERYGSHPAVAGWQTDNEFGWGDTAQSFSPAAHAAFHAWLRERYRGRVDDLNDAWGNVFWSMEYTDFQEVPLPNHAVAEVNPSHALDFLRFSSDQVAAFHAEQIAILRECSPGRFVTHNYMGFFSAYDHYRVSAGLDFASWDSYPTGTLDAAREWQLLPPDDRLAYARTGHPDLTAFNHDLYRGAVPHSGRFWVMEHQCGPVNWTASNPLPEAGAVRLWTEQAWAHGADACVYFRWQAATMAQEVMHSGLLRHDGRPDRGFHEVAALRPQAYPLGPVRTRVALLHDYESLWLINAQPHADGMNYWAQTLAYYRALRTLGVDVDVIHADQDLGRYALVVAPAITLVGAERAARWTRAAAQGTELVFGPRTAFRTPSGRTHEDGQFGPLSDLLGARLGLYDSLPHGLTQALSGGHHARLWAESYEPRGAQVLHTYQGGPLDGQAAVIRSGTATVIGAHSDTLITDLLEERLHALGLHPTRLPDGLRVTRRAGHLLVQNWTQAPLTWQGHAVPACGSLHLTPTPTGGSR from the coding sequence ATGCCCCAACCTCAACCCACCGCCCATCTCGCCCTCGGCGTCTGCGACTACCCCGAGCACGTCTCCCCCAGCCGCTGGGCGCTGCACGCCCGGCAGCAGCGCGACCTGGGCCTGCGCTACGTGCGCATCGCGGAATTCGCCTGGAGCCGCATCGAACCCCGCCCGGGGCAGTTCAACTGGGCGTGGCTGGACGAAGCTATTGACCTGATCGCCCGCGAGGACCTGCAGGTCATCCTGTGCACGCCCACCGCCGCGCCGCCCGCGTGGCTGATCCGTGACCACCCGGACGTGCTGCCCGTGGGCAGAGGCGGGCACGTGAAGACCTTCGGGTCGCGCCGCCACTACGACTTCTCCTCGGAGACGTTCCGGGAGCATTCGCGGCGCATCACGCGCGCCATCGCCGAACGCTACGGGTCGCACCCGGCGGTGGCCGGCTGGCAGACCGACAACGAGTTCGGCTGGGGCGACACCGCCCAGAGCTTCAGTCCGGCCGCGCACGCCGCGTTCCACGCCTGGCTGCGCGAACGCTACCGGGGCCGCGTGGACGACCTGAACGACGCGTGGGGCAACGTGTTCTGGAGCATGGAATACACCGACTTCCAGGAGGTGCCCCTGCCCAACCACGCGGTGGCCGAGGTGAACCCGTCGCACGCGCTGGACTTCCTGCGCTTCTCCAGCGATCAGGTGGCCGCGTTCCACGCCGAGCAGATCGCCATCCTGCGCGAGTGCTCGCCGGGGCGGTTCGTGACGCACAACTACATGGGCTTCTTCAGCGCGTACGACCACTACCGCGTGTCCGCCGGACTGGATTTCGCCAGCTGGGACTCGTACCCGACCGGGACGCTGGACGCCGCGCGCGAGTGGCAGCTGCTGCCCCCGGACGACCGCCTCGCGTACGCCCGGACCGGGCACCCGGACCTGACGGCCTTCAACCACGACCTGTACCGGGGCGCGGTGCCGCACAGCGGGCGCTTCTGGGTCATGGAACACCAGTGCGGCCCCGTGAACTGGACGGCCAGCAACCCGCTGCCCGAGGCGGGCGCGGTGCGCCTGTGGACCGAGCAGGCCTGGGCGCACGGCGCGGACGCCTGCGTGTACTTCCGCTGGCAGGCGGCGACCATGGCGCAGGAGGTCATGCACTCGGGCCTGCTGCGCCACGACGGCCGCCCCGACCGGGGCTTCCACGAGGTCGCCGCGCTACGCCCCCAGGCGTACCCGCTGGGACCCGTGCGGACGCGCGTGGCGCTGCTGCACGACTACGAGAGCCTGTGGCTGATCAACGCCCAGCCGCACGCGGACGGCATGAACTACTGGGCGCAGACCCTGGCGTACTACCGCGCGCTGCGCACCCTGGGCGTGGACGTGGACGTCATCCACGCCGATCAGGACCTGGGCCGCTACGCGCTGGTCGTGGCACCCGCCATCACGCTGGTGGGCGCCGAGCGGGCCGCCCGCTGGACCCGCGCCGCCGCGCAGGGCACCGAACTGGTGTTCGGGCCGCGCACCGCGTTCCGCACGCCCAGTGGCCGCACGCACGAGGACGGGCAGTTCGGGCCGCTCTCGGACCTGCTGGGCGCGCGGCTGGGTCTGTACGACAGCCTCCCGCACGGGCTGACGCAGGCGCTCAGCGGCGGCCACCACGCGCGCCTGTGGGCGGAAAGCTACGAGCCGCGCGGCGCGCAGGTCCTGCACACCTACCAGGGCGGCCCGCTGGACGGCCAGGCGGCCGTGATCCGCAGCGGGACGGCCACCGTGATCGGCGCGCACAGCGACACCCTGATCACCGACCTGCTCGAGGAACGCCTGCACGCCCTGGGATTGCACCCCACCCGCCTGCCCGACGGGCTGCGCGTCACCCGCCGCGCCGGGCACCTGCTCGTCCAGAACTGGACCCAGGCGCCCCTGACGTGGCAGGGCCACGCGGTCCCCGCCTGCGGCAGCCTGCACCTGACCCCCACCCCCACCGGAGGTTCCCGATGA
- a CDS encoding LacI family DNA-binding transcriptional regulator produces the protein MTDHPERRVPTLMDVADRAGVSAQTVSRVVNGQGPVAARTRARVMDAIGELNYVPNRLARGLARQRSLSIGFATNDISLHAPSQLASAIEGAARQAGYSLIVTIVAGYGLAPVTHALRALRERQVDGALINASLSPGDAHEITARFPDLPCVFMDVPPSADVPGALLDQALGARLGADHLLNLGHTRIACIDAPQGAVAEQARLRGWEDTLAARGLNLVARAPGDWSPASGYAATQTLLAGGVPFTALLVANDQMAVGALRALWERGVNVPADVSVVGYDDTAESALLIPPLTTVRQDFPLLGRRAFAHLHALLRGEDHPPTLSTPHLVVRASTAPPPGPERQDVQAALRTLMDALTRN, from the coding sequence ATGACTGATCACCCCGAACGCCGCGTGCCCACCCTGATGGACGTCGCCGACCGCGCCGGGGTGTCCGCGCAGACCGTCTCCCGCGTCGTGAACGGCCAGGGACCCGTCGCCGCCCGCACCCGCGCCCGCGTCATGGACGCCATCGGCGAACTGAACTACGTCCCCAACCGCCTCGCGCGCGGACTGGCCCGGCAGCGCAGCCTCTCGATCGGGTTCGCCACGAACGACATCTCCCTGCACGCCCCCTCGCAACTCGCGTCCGCCATCGAGGGCGCCGCCCGGCAGGCCGGGTACAGCCTGATCGTCACGATCGTCGCCGGGTACGGCCTCGCGCCCGTCACGCACGCCCTGCGCGCCCTGCGCGAACGACAGGTGGACGGCGCGCTGATCAACGCCTCCCTGTCCCCAGGCGACGCGCACGAGATCACCGCGCGCTTCCCGGACCTCCCCTGCGTGTTCATGGACGTCCCCCCCAGCGCCGACGTGCCCGGCGCGCTGCTCGATCAGGCGCTCGGCGCGCGCCTCGGCGCGGACCACCTGCTGAACCTGGGCCACACCCGCATCGCCTGCATCGACGCCCCACAGGGCGCCGTGGCCGAACAGGCCCGCCTGCGCGGCTGGGAGGACACCCTCGCCGCGCGCGGCCTGAACCTCGTCGCCCGCGCGCCCGGCGACTGGAGTCCCGCCAGCGGCTACGCCGCCACCCAGACCCTCCTGGCAGGCGGCGTGCCGTTCACGGCCCTGCTCGTCGCGAACGACCAGATGGCCGTCGGCGCACTGCGCGCCCTGTGGGAACGCGGCGTGAACGTCCCGGCGGACGTATCCGTCGTCGGCTACGACGACACCGCCGAGAGCGCCCTGCTCATCCCGCCCCTGACGACCGTCCGGCAGGACTTCCCGCTGCTGGGCCGCCGCGCCTTCGCACACCTGCACGCCCTGCTGCGCGGCGAGGACCACCCCCCGACCCTCAGCACCCCGCACCTCGTCGTGCGGGCCAGCACCGCCCCGCCCCCCGGCCCGGAACGGCAGGACGTGCAGGCCGCGCTGCGCACCCTGATGGACGCCCTGACCCGGAACTGA
- a CDS encoding NAD(P)-dependent oxidoreductase, with protein MTILVTGATGFLGGVTARELARAGHAVTGLGRDLKKGAALERDGVRFVAADLRGADWDALLDGVEGVVHAAARSTLWGHAQDFHADNVAPSAALARACARRGVRLVHVSTPSVYNATGYTQAVREDTPVGPRFDSLYARSKWQAEQAVRAALPDVTILRPRGIYGVGDTSIVPRLAAALRAGRLPRLTGSEVWTDLTDVRNVAHAITLALTRPASGVFNITDGQAIPLWATLDRLADTLGVPRPTRRVSARLLEGLAAALELGARLHPDRPEPPLTASGVRLLTRPMTLDLTRARERLGYAPVVTPEQGFVDVFAALRGGAA; from the coding sequence ATGACCATTCTGGTGACGGGCGCGACCGGGTTCCTGGGCGGGGTGACGGCCCGTGAACTCGCGCGGGCCGGGCATGCCGTGACGGGCCTGGGCCGCGACTTGAAGAAGGGCGCGGCGCTGGAGCGGGACGGCGTGCGTTTCGTGGCGGCCGACCTGCGCGGCGCAGACTGGGACGCCCTGCTGGACGGGGTGGAGGGCGTGGTGCACGCGGCGGCCCGCTCGACCCTGTGGGGGCACGCGCAGGACTTCCACGCGGACAACGTGGCCCCCAGCGCCGCGCTGGCCCGGGCGTGCGCGCGGCGGGGCGTGCGGCTGGTGCACGTCAGCACGCCCAGCGTGTACAACGCGACCGGCTACACGCAGGCGGTGCGCGAGGATACCCCGGTCGGCCCGCGCTTCGACAGCCTGTACGCCCGCAGCAAATGGCAGGCGGAACAGGCGGTGCGCGCCGCGCTGCCCGACGTGACGATCCTGCGCCCACGCGGCATCTACGGCGTGGGGGACACCAGCATCGTGCCCCGGCTGGCCGCCGCGCTGCGTGCCGGTCGCCTGCCGCGCCTGACGGGCAGCGAGGTCTGGACGGACCTGACCGACGTGCGCAACGTCGCCCACGCGATCACGCTGGCCCTGACCCGCCCCGCGTCCGGCGTGTTCAACATCACCGACGGGCAGGCCATCCCGCTGTGGGCGACACTGGACCGGCTGGCCGACACGCTGGGCGTCCCCAGACCGACCCGGCGGGTGTCCGCGCGGCTGCTGGAGGGGCTCGCGGCGGCGCTGGAACTCGGCGCGCGCCTGCACCCCGACCGGCCCGAACCGCCCCTGACCGCCAGCGGCGTGCGCCTCCTGACGCGGCCCATGACGCTCGACCTGACCCGCGCCCGCGAGCGGCTGGGCTACGCGCCGGTCGTCACGCCGGAGCAGGGTTTCGTGGATGTCTTCGCTGCCCTGCGCGGAGGGGCGGCGTGA